One segment of Rosa chinensis cultivar Old Blush chromosome 6, RchiOBHm-V2, whole genome shotgun sequence DNA contains the following:
- the LOC112172828 gene encoding bifunctional nuclease 1 produces MMGSLQGPVICPTVSAKQAGSYNLPVVGPLLKVRHLRSELWGLKGISGCITKAGFAARPQNARKCTRVHCTFSSSSNGNGSMAENFNENDEDYVNSSVLEAVEVKSGADGFMIKMRDGRHMRCVHNNPQGGHLPDYAPHPAIVLKMEDGTGLLLPIIVLEMPSVLLMAAVRNVPIARPTMYQVVREMIDKMGYEVQLVRVTKRVHEAYFAQLYLRKAGSETEFVSFDLRPSDAINIAVRCKVPIQVNKYLAYSDGMRVIESGKLSTHTPASDGLLFTELDRPNGKPCVETKEFNLVRNMLIAAVEERYRDAAQWRDKLLQLRAKKNLA; encoded by the exons ATGATGGGGTCTTTGCAAGGGCCAGTGATTTGCCCCACTGTCAGCGCAAAGCAAGCTGGTTCTTACAATCTGCCCGTGGTAGGCCCCCTGTTGAAGGTCAGGCATCTGAGAAGTGAGCTATGGGGATTGAAGGGAATCAGTGGTTGCATCACTAAGGCAGGCTTTGCTGCTCGCCCGCAAAATGCACGAAAATGCACAAGAGTGCATTGTACTTTCAGTTCTTCGTCAAATGGGAATGGAAGCATGGCAGAGAATTTCAATGAAAATGATGAAGACTATGTTAATTCTAGTGTACTTGAGGCCG TTGAGGTGAAGAGTGGAGCTGATGGGTTCATGATCAAAATGAGGGATGGCAGGCACATGAGGTGTGTCCATAACAACCCTCAGGGTGGCCATCTGCCAGACTATGCTCCACATCCTGCAATTGTACTGAAGATGGAAGATGGGACTGGCCTTCTTCTCCCAATTATTGTTT TGGAAATGCCTAGTGTGTTGCTCATGGCAGCAGTGCGCAATGTTCCTATT GCTAGGCCAACTATGTATCAAGTGGTGAGGGAAATGATTGACAAGATGGGCTATGAG GTCCAACTTGTTAGAGTCACTAAGAGAGTGCATGAAGCATATTTTGCTCAGTTATACCTCAGAAAG GCGGGTAGTGAAACAGAGTTTGTCAGCTTTGACCTTCGGCCTTCAGATGCCATCAACATTGCTGTAAGATGCAAG GTTCCCATACAAGTTAACAAGTATCTGGCATACAGTGATGGGATGAGAGTTATTGAATCTGGAAAGCTCTCTACGCATACCCCTGCTTCAGATGGCTTATTGTTTACTGAACTGGATCG GCCAAATGGTAAGCCATGTGTTGAGACAAAGGAGTTTAATCTTGTGCGCAACATGCTTATTGCTGCTGTTGAAGAACGCTACAGAGATGCTG CTCAATGGAGGGACAAGCTTCTCCAACTTCGTGCTAAAAAGAACTTGGCGTAG